Genomic window (Drosophila albomicans strain 15112-1751.03 chromosome X, ASM965048v2, whole genome shotgun sequence):
GTTGATGCATTGGTTACAATTTGCCGATCAAGGCGACGAGCAGCTGGATAATACTTGGCGCCGAGTTCCCCGAGTGTCGCATGTCACGTCTACGCACCGGCTAAATGGGAAGATGCGATATGATCAAAGTGTGCCACATTTCTGGAACTACTCTCAACACTCACCAAGGAGCTGCAGGAGATTTGCTggacaaccaccaccaataacaataacagcagccaTATCATAAATGGACCTAGTCGCATATTAAACGcgtgcgtttttttttttataattgtatattaattgtGAATACGGCGCTCGACGCGTTTTTGTGCTCGCTAGTTGAACTTGTAACAGTTTTGCGCTTTTCGTTTGTCGgttattttgttgtgctttttattttatatgtatgcatgtatttttTTGCACTCGATTACTTTTGCTTACAAACTGAAAACGTTTCACAAAAGTGTCGCATTTTTATGCTGAATTCTCAAATCCAACAAATGGGCGGCACGAGGCGACCTACATCTTTTCGACTAGCTGTTGATGTTGGAGTTGGAGCCGGAGTCGAATTCGATTGTTGTGTTGAAAGCCCCAATTGCTGTCATTAGCCAACTAAAAGGGGCTGGCAACGAATCCCACATTGGAGGGACACCAAaaccattttattttatcaccTTGCAACTGATTGTAGCATGCATCACGCAAATTCATGTGGAGTTTATTGTAATTCTAGTTAACATAAATGAATGTTTTAGGCTTgttagtttaaaatatatcccTTGTTAAAGTCAATATTTGTAactattattactattattaattatgagGCCTTAGTATTGCCAAGCTAAATTGAAGCTTCATATCATataatttttcaacatttttctaattttcgTAATATATATTAACGTTTATCTACACAATTCCAATTTTCAATACCAACAACTTTCAAGACAAAATTCTAATTATACATAATTGTTTGGTAGATAAAACTATTCACTTAATTTGCTGATTTGTCACACTACAAAATGAATCAACGAATATGCAGCTTCGTTCTATCTGAAAGTATGCTAATCGCTTGAATAACTTAGGTTTTGAAGTAATTTCTGGTAGATAGCTAAGCCCATGATTAATGCGTTTTGCCAAACCAAAAGTactgttttattttgagaCTTGATAATGACTTTATGAGTAGTGCTTTTAGTTGTATAATCATTATTAAAGAACATGCTTTGTGTGGGTTCATCTTTATCTAAGACTTGcggaaaattataaattaattatcttGTATGTTTGCTAAAAATTCacaataatttaagaaaaacattaaattatttttaaaatgtatatattaaaatatgcctTCATTAGTTTAACTGCTGTTGTCGTGCACTGTTTTGCATAAACCAACAGATATCAATTAGTTTTGGCATGCAGTGAATATTTAAACAGTCATTATGCCAGTtgcttaatttcttttaatacaGTTTCTAGCTAGACATTATTTTTGCTAATTGAGCAAGCTCCAAAATCATACTGGAAACAAAATGTATGAGTACTAATAACTTAATGATACTCAACTGCTTatctacaataaaataaacattattattattattgttaaagcatatatttatatcctAGTGTAAATTTACTAGAGCTGGCTCATTTGGCCTTTGGCTATAAacaaatatgcttaaattacTAAAAGTAAACATATCACTTGGGTTTAATTATAAGTAAAAGTTAtctgaatataatatttgtgaaaCTAAATTGGTGAGGTTTTTTATGTAAGATTTACTTAAATTATCATTTTGTGTACAATATGACTGccttttgtatatacatatatatgtattataagATTAAATCACACACAACATTAAATCAAAAACCAAGTGTtccatttaaatgaaatgatgtTTCCCATCGGCTAgcattataatatatattgtatatcttataagtttttatttattaatgctgatacttacttatttattaaaaaattgtagtatttataattgtgaaatgtgtgtcaaatcttttatttctgtgactatattttatatgtcgTTAGTCTTAGGAGATTCATTtcgaatataattttaagttgTTAGATAATCTAACGACATttgaaactcttgaagcatAAAAGATAAGAAATGAAGGCAATTAGTTAGTTTTAGTCTACAAACTTAACAGATATTTGTCGCCCTAAATACTCATCCACAAAGTAAAATGTATAACATATATGCTAGGCTTAGAACTATTATTGTTAAGACTCATGTGggaaacaaaatcaaataagattagaaatacatactatattacttatattgtaatatataaaatataaactaattTAGCTAAGGCCTATGCAGCCATTGCTaccaataattaaaaagtttataaataattttatggattatgtatttttagtttgttttataGTCAGCTTCGCAATTAAAGCGACTAATGAAAGTGGAGCTCTGGATTATGACGAATTTATTTCAAGTTAAAAAACTTAGACATTTGTTAgctcaatttttaaataactatgCTCCAaccttaaaataaattgtaaatttagttttattgtagttttaaaaataagttgaaGTTTGTTAAATAATCTAATATAATTTACTTGGATTTTAGCTTTAACTGTCTGatgattttataataataataataaattattacaatttgtaGTTTGTTGGATAACCTAATGAATATTACAGCCATGTTTGAAATGAAAGCATCTTATGATTATTGATtctttaatgtttattttaaattggtaAACTTAGGAATTCCCCATTTGAATTCGCAACTTAAAAATAGTGAAaggtaaaatttaattagcataTAAATAAGATTTAGCTTGTTCGACAATCTATGTAATATAATCGCCAAGACTATTAtctggtatttattttaaattgataaacTTAAGTATTCTCCATTAAATTCACAACGTTaagataaataattaaatgtaatgtaGCTATAACTATCTGTATTGAAAATTGGAATCAAGATTCTTGGTTCTTGAGTTAAGTTGAAGTTGATAAACTTAATTGAATTCGCAATTTCAAGATAATTAATATTGCAACTAATTTGATATTCAAGAATCTTTGGATTATTCTTTAGACTCTTTAGTGTTTCTTCAAAgttaatagtaaaatataaattagttaTATAACTCACTATCTGACAAGTTTTAGCCTCTTGGATAACCTAATTAATATGGTAGCCAAGTTTGAAATGAAAGCAACACATTCTTTagtgtttattaataaataataataagttaataaaCTTGAGTATTTCCCATTTAAATTAGAAACTTCaacatacattttaaaaatttaattgatctGTACTGTTTTAACTATCCAATAAGTTTGAATTTGACATTCAAGCAACTCAAGATTGTTTCGTAGTACATATTTGCTTTAAGTTGATAAATTTaagatatataaatagtaaaatgtaatttaattatattgtagTTTTAACTTTCTGATAAGTTTATGAATAAGTTTGATAATCTTGCAGTAAAGATTATGGATTCTTAAgtgtttattttaagttgATAAACTTAAGTCTTCCCCATTTGAATTTGCCACctcaaaataaatagtaaaagtgtgatttttttcaaatttttttatttgtttgcaatgAAACCTGCGCGCCCGCCTTGTGGGCGTCCAAGCCGTGTAAAAAACATAGTAACTAACGCCAGCCGGATGAGGCGGCTGGTTGGTAGCAGCTGGCAGCTGGAAGCTGAAAGCGTGGCTAGCCTCTCGCCGCTTAATAAGCGGGAGCGGAGTGCTGGCCGCCGTAGTGCTCACGCTGGCCACCGTAGTTGTTGCCCTCACGCTCGCCAGCGATGTTGGCCAGGGCGGAGAGACCGTGGTTGCCACCCTGGAGCAGGGAGTAGCCAGCGCTGGCAGCAGCGCTGTCGGCACCGGAGGCATAGGCGGGAATGGCTGGACCGGGACCCAGATTCTGGGGACCAGCGACAATTGGACCGGGACGGGGGATGTGAGCACCGCCGTGTCCCTGGCCGTGGGAACCGTGGTTACCCTGGCCGTAGCCCTGCTTGTTCTCATTGACAAAGTACTTCTCTGCTGGGGGCTTGACCACGTTGACGAACACAGGCTCGACCTTGACGCGACGTGGATGGTGCTTGACGTAGACCTTGCGCAGCACAATTGCTGGAGGCTTGTGGAGCACAACGGGCGCAGGCTTGACCACCAATGGAGGATGGTTCACCAGCACCTTGGTGGGTGGACGACGGACAATGATCGGAGCGGGACGATGGATCAGAATCTCGCCCTTGTTCTGGGGATAGGTGATCGATGAGGTGAGGGTGTTGCCCTTGGTGTTCACGGGTTTGTAGGGGATGTTCTGGTCGGAGCCATAGCTGCTCTGACCGGTCTGGGCGAGACCAGCGGCCTCACCGTTGCCAGCCAACGAGCCAGCGGCGGCACCATCGCCATGACCATGGCCGCCATTGCCGCCGAATTCACCGGCACCGCCAGCGGAAGCACCGGCAACGGCACCTTCGCCGCCAACACCGACGTGCTCACCGCCGCTGGAGCTGTAGCTCTGCTGTCCGCTGGAGCCGTAGCCCTGACCGCCGGAGCCGTAGCCCTGCTGTCCGCCGTAGCCATTTGCGCTGGCGCATGCCTAAGAAGAGAGACAGAAAATGGGAagggaaagggagagagagagagagagaacaagtTGTAGCAAGTTTTGTTTGCAACTGAGTGTGAGAAATAGTTCTGGCGATCTTTGGCGATCTTCAGCGATCTTTTGTGTGATCTTGTGATCTTTTGGTACGTACAATTAAGCAGGCGGCTAGCGCCCATATGAAGCTGTGTCTGTTCATCGTTTCCAGTCCCAATTTGGCGTCGAGTGGCTGCTCGTCGTGGCTGTTTGGAACGTCTGCTGTCTTCT
Coding sequences:
- the LOC117570025 gene encoding chorion protein S38; its protein translation is MNRHSFIWALAACLIACASANGYGGQQGYGSGGQGYGSSGQQSYSSSGGEHVGVGGEGAVAGASAGGAGEFGGNGGHGHGDGAAAGSLAGNGEAAGLAQTGQSSYGSDQNIPYKPVNTKGNTLTSSITYPQNKGEILIHRPAPIIVRRPPTKVLVNHPPLVVKPAPVVLHKPPAIVLRKVYVKHHPRRVKVEPVFVNVVKPPAEKYFVNENKQGYGQGNHGSHGQGHGGAHIPRPGPIVAGPQNLGPGPAIPAYASGADSAAASAGYSLLQGGNHGLSALANIAGEREGNNYGGQREHYGGQHSAPAY